Within Ipomoea triloba cultivar NCNSP0323 chromosome 9, ASM357664v1, the genomic segment TCGGGTAAGAGTTGATGACGGCCTGTTGGAGGCCAACGACGGCGACGTTCTGAGCCGCCCCAGAATCGTCATCATCCTCGTCCGCGGCCACAAAGATCATGCGGTGGAGATAGACACTGTTCTCTCTGGCGGCGGGAAACGACTGTTCCTGGcgaaggcggcggcggcgggagGCGATTGTCCTGCAGCAGCTATAGGAAGCGAGAAGGAGAGCGGAGAAGAGGAGAAGGAAGCCAAAGGCGATAGCAATGGCGTAGCCTAAGCCAATGGTGCCTAAGTTGTCGGGGAAAGAAGTGGTAGTTAAAGGAGGATGAGATGGTGGAGGAGCGGCGGAGGACATTGGGAGGGAGAGGAATAGCCCATTTGTTTGGGGAGAGCAGGAACTAACGTACAAGTGCGGAGTTGGCTGGCTTTGCTTGCTGCATTTAAAACTGTAGTTTAGAAAACACAAAAAGCTCATTCAATGCCTGTTGGGATTGATGCCCAACTGCCCATATTTTTATCCTTATTTTCCCTCACTCAAATAGTAAATTCACTGCATAATTCACTCTTTTATGTCTCACTATTTAATTCTTACACTTTGCTTATC encodes:
- the LOC116030477 gene encoding RING-H2 finger protein ATL67-like translates to MSSAAPPPSHPPLTTTSFPDNLGTIGLGYAIAIAFGFLLLFSALLLASYSCCRTIASRRRRLRQEQSFPAARENSVYLHRMIFVAADEDDDDSGAAQNVAVVGLQQAVINSYPKLAYSQNNSRFTGDDAVCSICLCHYKDSEILRMLPDCKHCFHVGCIDAWLKLNASCPVCRNSPLPTPLSTPLSEVIPISQYSDGRRRL